The stretch of DNA TGCAACCTTTCGCGAATAGTAGAGGAACGAGTCGCTCGAAGAAAATGCTTTTCTACCCGAATGAATACTTCTTGCAGTCTTTTCACAAGATCGCCTAACGCATCTTTTGTTAAATTTCTTGCCAACCGAACTTCTCCCGGATACAACACTCCTCTGCCAAATCTGGATCCGGTGAGTCTTTCCATAACTCCAAGCGGGACTCCTCTATCTGTAGAACAAACTCCGAGAAGTGGATAATACCCTATGTCTCCGGCCATCGCACCAATATCACCAATGTGCATGGCAACTCTCTCAATTTCTAAAAGAATAGAACGAATTAGTTTTACATTATCCGCAACCTCAATACCTAACGCATTTTCATAAATTTCACAAAATGCAGTGGAGTAAGCAATTGTCGAATCTCCGGAAATTGCTTCACTAAATGGCATGACTTCAATCGGTTCTTTCCCTTTTATAAGCTCCGGGATGTTCCTTTTTTGAAAGCCGAGTCGAATGTTAAGAGAATGTACAACACTGCCCTCAACAGAAAAACGAAAATGTCCCGGCTCTATAACTCCTGCATGAATAGGACCTACAGCGTGTGAATACCCCCTATCGCTAACCGGAACTTTTATTCCCCTATACACTAAATCACGAATTTGTCCACTCGGCAAAATGCAATTCTCTAACTCTTCTTCTCTTTCACTCTTTTGAGTTTTTCCGTGCAAGCTCCCTGTAAGGATTTCTTCCTTGCCGGGTATTCCGATGCTATGTCGAATCAACCAAATCGGAAATTTTATGTTATTCAAAATATTTGATAATGTGGTTTCTTCTGATTTTTCTAAAAAAATAGTTTTTTCGTTTTGATGAAAAATGTAATTTTTTTTATCCCTTGCATTTTGAAAAAATCCGGTGATACAGTTGTAATTTGTTTTATCAGGCATTTCCAAATCCCCCGTTCAAAAAAATATAAATTCCAAAAATTCCAAAACCAACAGTGATTAGAAAAAGTACGATTGAGAAACTTACCCTGATTTTCAGCCGAGTGGAATCTGCTTCTAAAAATTCCCTTGCCGGAACATTCAACACAGGCAGAAATCGAAATAATCCGATAGCAAAAAAGATAAGACTACAAAATGGAACCAAAATCCCCCAGTAATATCCTGAAACTAAAGACATTTTTATTATAATCAGATCCGAGACAAATACAGAAGATATGGGCAAGGCAAAAGCTATTGAAAATGAAGTCAGAAAGAGAACTACACTCATCCTATTGATTTTTTTCTGCAAAAGAATTTTTTCTAAAAATCTTGCCCCTGAGTCCATTCTAAAAATTCCTAGAGTGAAAAATAAGAGTGACTTCACTACAACATTAGAAATTAATAAATAATAGAATACCTCATCTGTCGGATTGTACCAAAGAAATATTCCGAGTGCACCACTGTGAAACAACGCGACCTGAGCCGTGATTCTTCTTATATCTTTTGTTTGATAGAGTGTCCAGAGGCTGTAGAGCATGGTTAGAATTGCCATGAATAAAAATGCGTTAGATACACTTAAAATACGAAAAGACAGCATTTGATCCATTTTAATCAAAGGACGAAGTGCGATGCACACGCTAACCGGAATGTATGAAGCTATAATTCCTGATACTTGACTTGGGCTTTCTGCATAAGTATCGCTCACCCAAAACAGATTTGGAAATAGACCGAGTTTAGCAGAATACCCGAATATGGTAAGCCAAAGACCAAACCTCACAAGAATTGTATCGTGTTCGGAAATTTTTTTAAGAATCAACTCAGAATCAAACGATACATTAGACTGCACTCCGAAGGCAAGAATGATAAGCCCAAGAAATGCTATACCAAGGCCAAAAGAATTAATGAGTAAAAATTTCCACGCTACTTCGATTGCTTTTTTAGATCGAATCACTGAAACGAGTAATGCCCCAAAAAGTGTGCTTGCCTCAATCAGAACCCACTGCAAAGCCAAATCTGTTACAAACCAAGACACCGCTAACACTAGAAAAAATACGATCATTAGAAACGACCATAGCGGGATTTTTGTTTGGTTTTTTGTCGGGCTAAAAAGAAAACTCAATAGAATAATCAAAAAAACCAATATTGAGATATAAGTTAAAACTTGTAAGTTGATCATACCTTCACCTCAGAAATACCTTGTAAATTGGATCTCATCCTAAGTGCTGCGGCTGATACGATTACGAGTACAGCGTCCACAAACGCCCCCATCTCTACTCCCAATGGTAATTTTGCTTGCAAGAGCAGAGTCAAAGCAAATATTCCGTTTTCAAATACCACGAATCCTGTCACCAAAGGAATCCAGTGAGTTCTTACGATAAACGCAATGATTCCTGTATAGATAAGTAACATCACATAGCTAAACGCTAACTTATGAATATCAATAGGGAAATCTTCTATTAGTTTTATAATATGAATCGTGAAAATAAGCCCAACGAGTAAAAAAAACAACGTAGCAATGTATCCAAACCTTGGATGAGTATTTTCCAAAGCCCCACTTTTCCTTGCAGTCCAACTTAAAATCATAGGAGTCAAAAATGCTTTAAAAAATAAAATGAGCCCGACAAGTATCCATGCATGTATATCCTTCAACCCATGAAAATGAAAAACTGGAAAGATCAAAAGAAATCCTTGAATTCCAAGAAGTCGAATAATTCTCGATAGCCTGTTCTCCACCAAAATAACTACCGCCGACAATAAAATTAATAAGTATATAAAATCAAAAAACATACGCTCTCCTCATTTTAGTTTCACCAAAGTCCCCAGAAGAAGTATAAACAAAAAAGTAAGCCCCATAATTTCAGGAATCCAAACCCACTTCCGCCTAACGCTCACAGATTCCCACCACCCTATAACTCCTGCAAAAAAAATTGTTCCAACTGAAACATAAACCATCTCTACCCCTTCTATCATTTCTTGAGGTATCATAAACTTTGAATGCTTAATCCCAAGTTTCACAAGAAAGGCAAGTAAAGCGGCAATCTTAACTTGATTCGCAGCTTCAAAGTAAGCCAAACTTTTTCCCGATGCTTCTAAAATCATAGCTTCGTGTACCATGGTTAATTCTAAGTGAGTTCTTGGGTCGTCAAAGGGAGGTTTTGTAAGCTCCACAAGAATCGCAATTCCCGAAACTACAAGAAATATTAATCCTGTAGCAATTATAGTAAAAGAAGGCTCAACTTGCAAGTGGGACTCTGCAACTAAAATCATCAGAAAAAGAATAGGCTCGGTAGTGATCGAAAGCAGAATTTCTCTTTTTGTTCCAAGCCCTCCAAAAGAAGTCCCGGTCTCCATTGCAAAAGCCATAACACAAAATCTCTGCAATAGCAAGAAAGAAGGGATGAGTATAAATGAACCCCACTCAAAGCAAACGAGAGACCATAAAATTACAGCAGAAAAAAATGCAGTCACAGGTGCAATTTCAGAAAAAATTCCAGAACTAAAACCGTCTATCGGCTCTTTTCCAAAGGGTCTTAGTATGTCATAAAAATTTTGTAACACAGGAGGACCCTTTCTGCCTTGCGCTCGTGAACGAACTTTTCTAATAATCCCTCCAAGAAAAACAGGCAATAAACAAAATGAGATAATTGATATAAAAATGTGAGCCATACCCTCTCCTAAAAATTTTTGAAAGTAAATAAAAGTGCTATGGATGCGAGAAGGCACAACGCAGAAAATGCGAGATAATTTGACACAGCTCCCGACTCCACTCTGGAAATCCAAAATTTTCCGAGATCCAAAGTTTTGTGAATTACCATAAACAATTTGCCATCAACCTTTGATTCGCCTGAAAAATTATTGAAGTATCTTCCGATGGAATTGTGCAAGGGATCAGAAATTACAGAAGAATGAATAGACAATTCACTCCCATCGTATTTGTTTCCACAATCCCAAGATTTTCTTTCTTTGACCTTATGCGACCACCGAAAAAGAACGAGACTCAAATAAAATAGGCTACTCGCAATAGAAACCAAGAAAAGGGTATCCAACCAAATTTTTAGATTTTGGGGAATCTGGAATAGCTCATGGTAATACTGGTACGCTAAATATAAAATGATTGGGGTAGAAAAAATCAAAATCCCTAAAAATTTTAGTGAATTTTTTATACTTTCCGGTGCAACTTTTTCAGGGATATTTTCATCAGGAATAGATAGTGCAATAGGAAAATACAATTTAAAATGAGTAGCTACACCGAGCACTATTCCAAATAAAATAAACAGAATTGCGGGTAAGACATAGACACTGCTTCCAAACGGAAGATCTATTATTTCAGAGCCTAAGAATAAAAAAGTAGATTCAGATAAAAAACCAATGCTGCCGGGAATTCCTCCAAAACTAAAAGTTCCAAACCCTAACACAATAGACGAGATTCCTGAAATTCTGCCGATCCCCTTACAAGAATCTATATTCGTATCCCCTTTCAGTTTACAAAGATACCCCAAAGACAAAAATTGAAAAGATTTAGAAATACTGTGGTGAAAAAGAGTAATATAAAACAGAACAAGAAAACTCTTTCCGATCAAGTTCGTTGTTTCGTCGCTACTTTTTCCCCAATACCCAACTACAAAAATACAAAGCCATAAAAAGTTCAGCATCTCAATCGTACTATACGCCAAAGACCTCTTTACGTTGTTGTTAAAAAAAGCAGTCACTCCACCAAAAAAAACTCCAACCCCAGCAAAAAGAATTAAAGCTATATCCCAGCCAATTAAATTCCAATCGGGTGTCACATAACGCACAAATAGTAGTAATGGAACATTCACCATTAGACCGGAAAAAGACGCTGATCCGTGAGCAGGCGGTCCTGAATGTGCCTCAGGAAGCCAGAGGTGCATTCCGGAAAATCCTCCCTTGGCAAGCAGTCCAATGAGCAAGAACTGAATCCCTATTTTACTATGGGGAAGAAACACCCACATGGCGAGAAAAATAAGTGAAATCCCGCTTACTGCAAATAATGCGATTAAGCTACCATTCTCTTTATCTCCCAGAAAATGATTTCCAAAAATAAATATTGCACCAAAAGTAGAAGTTTCCCAAAAAATTAAAAGCCAGATTGTTTTTCCCGCAAGGAAAGAGCCACTAAGCCCAAGAAAAAATAAAAAGTAGCCGAAATAGATTTTAGGGAGAGGCTTTTTATCTTTTTCATACCCTCTTATATAAAAAAGTATTGCATTGCCGATCAAAACTTGCAGTAAAAGCCCGACAAAAATCGGAAAATCTTCACCAAAGAAATTTTTTTCCAAGAAAATTCCGACAGGAATCGAGCCAATAAGTACAAGAAATGTAAGTAGATGAAGTAGATTAGCCAAAGCCACCCTCCGAAAATAGATTATCTGAATGTAAAGATACTTCTGTTAAAGTAAATTAAACAGATTGCGGAGGAGGAATACTAAGCTCTTTGAAAGAGATCTCATTAAATACAAAAACTTGAGTTTTTCCAAAGACAGGTTCAAAAATGAGTGAATAGGTATTTAGAATAAAATGTAAATCGAAAGAAAAACAAATATTGTCTTCTTCGGGGGTTTGTTCAGGCTTTTCCGGGCTGCCCACTGAGCTGTAAAAAATGGAATTACCGAGATCGGAAGTCGTATTTTCAAGAGAGAAAAGACCTCGATAGAGCGAGTTAAAAGCAAATAAAACAAGGAAAAGTATCGTGTATTTTCTAAAATCTATATTTTGAATTATAGAAATCATTTTCTCTTAGTCTCTCAATATACAATTTTTTTTGATTCACAAAAAAAGTAAATCAATATATTATTTTTTTTTAAAAGAAATAAAATTTTCGTCGTATAGAAAGTCATTAAAAAAATTTTGATATGATAAAAGAATTTTTAAAGAAAATATTGATTCTACTTTTTAGAAAAAATCCTTTCCCAAAAAACTCTACAGAATTTACGGATTTAACGTATCTTGAAAAACATGAAAAATAAGCAAAGCGACTTCAACCAAGAGGCGAGAGAAAAATTAAGCGTACTATTTACTATCCTGCCGGTAGGAATCATCGTACTGGATGAGAACGAAAATATTGTAGAAACAAACCCGATGTTTGTAAAGACCTTTGATTTAAGTTGGGAAGAAATTTTAGACGGTTCCCACTGGAAAAGAAATTATTATAAAAGCGATGGCTCCATATTTACAAAAGACGAGTTGCCAAGATTTATTGCCCACAGAGAAAGAAAAGCAGTTTCCAATGTAGAAGTCGGATTTAAAAAAGTAAATGGCGAATTTGTATGGGTACGAGTTAACGCAATTCCACTACCTTATAAAGATTTCTATACTGTGGTCACCGCAATAGACATTACAGAGTTAAAAAAACAAGAAAATAAATTAAAAAAATTTTCTCGTGCTGTAGAGCAAAGCGCTGCCTCGGTTATTATGACAGACCCAAATGGAATTATAGAATACGTAAACCCAAAATTCCTTCAAACTACAGGATACACATTAGAAGAAACAATCGGTCAAAATCCAAAATTTCTAAAGTCGGGAGAACTGTCGCAAGACGACTATAAAGTTCTTTGGGATACAATCCTTTCCGGGAAAGAATGGAACGGGGAATTTCACAACAAGAAAAAAAATGGAGAGTTTTTTTGGGAGCTTGCCTCTATTTCGCCTATTATAAACGACAATCAAGAAATTATCGGCTTTCTTGCAGTAAAAGAAGACATCACTCAAAGAAAAATTACAAATGAATTGTTAAAAACTTCTGTCCAAGAAAAAGAAATACTTCTTTCAGAAATTCACCACAGGGTAAAGAACAATTTGCAAATCGTATCTTCCATAATCAATATGGGTACCTCTGTTATCACTGACAAGCAAGTCTTAAAATTTCTAAACGATACTTCTTTGAGAGTGCAGGCAATGAGTACATTGCACAACAAGCTCTATTCATCTGAAAATTTTTCACGTATCAATATGTACGACTATATCGAAACTATTGTTCGACAAATTAAAAAAATTCATACCCTCCAAGAGAAAATCCAAATTCATCTTAATATCCAAGATATAGAAATGAATATTGAGTCAGCCATGCCTTGCGGTTTAATTGTAAATGAAATTGTTACAAATTCTTTTAAACATGCGTTCCATGAAAATCAATTAGGAGAAATTGGAATTGATTTCATTCTTGAAAATGAAAAATGCAAAATGAGAATATACGATAACGGCAAGGGATTTCCAAATGAAATTCAATGGAATAGCGCCTCCACCTTGGGGCTTAGAATGATTCAAATGCTAACAAGACAACTAAAGGCAGACGTAATCGTGGACAACTCAAAAGGTACTTGTTATATAATTACATTTGCCCCTGTCTTGAAAAACAAAAAACACGAAATAAAAAAATCCTTGATTTTTGAATGAAGAATACTTCCCTTATTGAAAGGGAAGGTATGTATGAAAAAAATTCTATTCTTATGTCTATTTTTAAGTTTTTGCAATACGCACGATATTAAAAATAAAAATGATTTATCCAGTATATTGCTTTGGTTAATAAAAGATCAGTTCAACCACGAATTATTTAAATACAACGAAGACCCATTGATGAGAACTACAAACTCTACGTGGCAATTTACTCCTGCAAGTACTTCCAATAGCACCTCCAAGACAAAAGTAATCTTGATCCATGGCTGGGACTATACTGAAAGGTCAAGCGACTTGCCTTCTTCATTCGATAAGAAAATTGCCCAAATCACTAGCACTTGGTCAAATGCACTAGATTATTACAATCGAGATATTTCCGGCTCACGCACAAGTTTTGATTTTTACACATTCACCTATCGTACTTCAGACTCTATCAGTAAAAATGGCACAAGGCTAGCAGAAAAACTAAACTCAGTATTTACCCAAAACGATAAGGTTATCGTCATCGCATCTTCTATGGGAGGTCTTGTAACTAGATATGCAATGTACGATCCAAAAAATACAGGCGATGTAATAGACTTTGTAGTTACTCTCGGAACACCACACTATGGCTCTCCTTTTGCTTCAAGTGCTTACCAAGTATCCAGCTCTACCCTTGCAGAGATTATTTCTTTTCTAACCAACACTGATGGGGGTAGAGGGTTGTCTCATACGAACAATGGTAACGGCCAAACTACGATACCCAATGCAGTGAATTCAGACTTGGATTCTTTGAATGCAAACACTTCGAGAGACTCCCGATTTTATCCTTACGTGGGAGATTTATCTTCCGATTGCAATGCAGCAAAAACCAGTGCAATTTTTGTAACAGGTTGCTCTGTTTTAAAAACTGGAAGTCCAGCCTTCCCTGCAACAGATGGAATCGTTCCAGTCAATAGCGCTAAAATGGCAGATAAAGTATCTGTTTCACAAATCACTACAAAGACCGGATTTGATCACCTGATGCTTACATTTAAAGTTCCAAATAACGCATCTTTATCTGAATCTTTTTTTACAGAGGTAATAACCAAAATCAAAACTTTTTAAAAACCTTTTTGATCGAAAAATTCTATGACTGAAACAAGAAAGTTGTCTGCAATTATGTTTAGCGATATACAAGGCTATTCCAGACTAATGCAAAAAGATGAAGCCTTGACTTTAAAGTTACTCGAAGAGCATAATGCGCTTTTGTTTCCGATTATAGAAGCCCACTCTGGAAAAATTATCAAAACTGTAGGAGATGCAATTCTATCTGTATTTGACTCCTGCATTTCTGCAATTCAAAGCGCGATAGAAATTCAAAATGCTTTAGAAATAAAAGCAAACCATGAAAAAGAAAAAAAATACCTAAGAGTAAGAATCGGAGTTCACCTAGGAGAAACAGTTTATAAAAATAACGATATATTTGGGAATGGCGTAAATATTGCAGCAAGGCTCCAACCATTGGCTGATCCCGGTGGAATTTGCTTTTCTCAAGCAGTTTACGAGCAGCTCCAAAACCACTACTCTGAAAAAATTGTCCGAGTGGGTCCTGTGAATCTAAAAAATATTTCTGACCCCATAGTAATTTACAGAATGCAAATTGAAGGAGAAGTAGAAAGTCATCCTTCTTCCATCCCAATGGATACAGCCTATATAGAAACCCATTCACTTTCTAAAAAGCCCCAAGGACCCGACCACGAAAAAATTGAAGTTTTATTTGGCAGCTTTCAAAGAAATGGAGTCTGGGAAGTAAAAAAATCCATGTTTATAAAAAATGCGTTTGGAGCTATACTCATAGATTTCACTCAAATAAAAGTTACCCATCCAGTCATTGAAATAGAAATATTGAATTATTGTGGAGCAGTCGGGATCGTAGTTCCAGAAAATTTTAACGTGGATATACACGGTAAAGCAATCCTTGGAGTCTTTGACGGTAAATCCAACTCTGGAAGAACAGGCCCCTTATTAAAAATTACCGGCAAGGTAGTTATGGGAGCAGTCGGGATAAAAACCAAACAATTTTCATAAAAAATAAAATACTCATCCCTCATAACTCCAATAAAATAATTTTCTCCAGACCTTCCACTGTGTTTAAATTTGGTTCTTCTAAAACTCGGTTTAAACAGTTTTGCAAAATCCCACCAATTTTAATTTTTTCGATTTCTGGAAATTTTTTTATAATAGAGTTTCCGTCAACTTTCAAGTCAGATAGGACGAGAGGTGGGTTTGTTTTTAAAATTCCTTGGATA from Leptospiraceae bacterium encodes:
- a CDS encoding metal (Ni/Fe) hydrogenase large subunit codes for the protein MPDKTNYNCITGFFQNARDKKNYIFHQNEKTIFLEKSEETTLSNILNNIKFPIWLIRHSIGIPGKEEILTGSLHGKTQKSEREEELENCILPSGQIRDLVYRGIKVPVSDRGYSHAVGPIHAGVIEPGHFRFSVEGSVVHSLNIRLGFQKRNIPELIKGKEPIEVMPFSEAISGDSTIAYSTAFCEIYENALGIEVADNVKLIRSILLEIERVAMHIGDIGAMAGDIGYYPLLGVCSTDRGVPLGVMERLTGSRFGRGVLYPGEVRLARNLTKDALGDLVKRLQEVFIRVEKHFLRATRSSTIRERLQGCGVVSKIQVHRNSFVGMTARCTGANQDMRFSNPIYGMFSKPIAIEIEDKNLRGDAWSRFYLRYIELKNSVEWLRNSIPQIQLSDRTSGEFSVQKYKQAKPDVYFSSVEGWRGPVLVALDIDSHGKILSSYIRDPSVLNWRALELAIQGELVMDFPLNNKSFNLSYVGVDL
- a CDS encoding formate hydrogenase, which encodes MINLQVLTYISILVFLIILLSFLFSPTKNQTKIPLWSFLMIVFFLVLAVSWFVTDLALQWVLIEASTLFGALLVSVIRSKKAIEVAWKFLLINSFGLGIAFLGLIILAFGVQSNVSFDSELILKKISEHDTILVRFGLWLTIFGYSAKLGLFPNLFWVSDTYAESPSQVSGIIASYIPVSVCIALRPLIKMDQMLSFRILSVSNAFLFMAILTMLYSLWTLYQTKDIRRITAQVALFHSGALGIFLWYNPTDEVFYYLLISNVVVKSLLFFTLGIFRMDSGARFLEKILLQKKINRMSVVLFLTSFSIAFALPISSVFVSDLIIIKMSLVSGYYWGILVPFCSLIFFAIGLFRFLPVLNVPAREFLEADSTRLKIRVSFSIVLFLITVGFGIFGIYIFLNGGFGNA
- a CDS encoding formate hydrogenase; the protein is MFFDFIYLLILLSAVVILVENRLSRIIRLLGIQGFLLIFPVFHFHGLKDIHAWILVGLILFFKAFLTPMILSWTARKSGALENTHPRFGYIATLFFLLVGLIFTIHIIKLIEDFPIDIHKLAFSYVMLLIYTGIIAFIVRTHWIPLVTGFVVFENGIFALTLLLQAKLPLGVEMGAFVDAVLVIVSAAALRMRSNLQGISEVKV
- a CDS encoding NADH-quinone oxidoreductase subunit H; amino-acid sequence: MAHIFISIISFCLLPVFLGGIIRKVRSRAQGRKGPPVLQNFYDILRPFGKEPIDGFSSGIFSEIAPVTAFFSAVILWSLVCFEWGSFILIPSFLLLQRFCVMAFAMETGTSFGGLGTKREILLSITTEPILFLMILVAESHLQVEPSFTIIATGLIFLVVSGIAILVELTKPPFDDPRTHLELTMVHEAMILEASGKSLAYFEAANQVKIAALLAFLVKLGIKHSKFMIPQEMIEGVEMVYVSVGTIFFAGVIGWWESVSVRRKWVWIPEIMGLTFLFILLLGTLVKLK
- a CDS encoding formate hydrogenase, whose protein sequence is MANLLHLLTFLVLIGSIPVGIFLEKNFFGEDFPIFVGLLLQVLIGNAILFYIRGYEKDKKPLPKIYFGYFLFFLGLSGSFLAGKTIWLLIFWETSTFGAIFIFGNHFLGDKENGSLIALFAVSGISLIFLAMWVFLPHSKIGIQFLLIGLLAKGGFSGMHLWLPEAHSGPPAHGSASFSGLMVNVPLLLFVRYVTPDWNLIGWDIALILFAGVGVFFGGVTAFFNNNVKRSLAYSTIEMLNFLWLCIFVVGYWGKSSDETTNLIGKSFLVLFYITLFHHSISKSFQFLSLGYLCKLKGDTNIDSCKGIGRISGISSIVLGFGTFSFGGIPGSIGFLSESTFLFLGSEIIDLPFGSSVYVLPAILFILFGIVLGVATHFKLYFPIALSIPDENIPEKVAPESIKNSLKFLGILIFSTPIILYLAYQYYHELFQIPQNLKIWLDTLFLVSIASSLFYLSLVLFRWSHKVKERKSWDCGNKYDGSELSIHSSVISDPLHNSIGRYFNNFSGESKVDGKLFMVIHKTLDLGKFWISRVESGAVSNYLAFSALCLLASIALLFTFKNF
- a CDS encoding PAS domain S-box protein, encoding MKNKQSDFNQEAREKLSVLFTILPVGIIVLDENENIVETNPMFVKTFDLSWEEILDGSHWKRNYYKSDGSIFTKDELPRFIAHRERKAVSNVEVGFKKVNGEFVWVRVNAIPLPYKDFYTVVTAIDITELKKQENKLKKFSRAVEQSAASVIMTDPNGIIEYVNPKFLQTTGYTLEETIGQNPKFLKSGELSQDDYKVLWDTILSGKEWNGEFHNKKKNGEFFWELASISPIINDNQEIIGFLAVKEDITQRKITNELLKTSVQEKEILLSEIHHRVKNNLQIVSSIINMGTSVITDKQVLKFLNDTSLRVQAMSTLHNKLYSSENFSRINMYDYIETIVRQIKKIHTLQEKIQIHLNIQDIEMNIESAMPCGLIVNEIVTNSFKHAFHENQLGEIGIDFILENEKCKMRIYDNGKGFPNEIQWNSASTLGLRMIQMLTRQLKADVIVDNSKGTCYIITFAPVLKNKKHEIKKSLIFE
- a CDS encoding alpha/beta hydrolase — translated: MKKILFLCLFLSFCNTHDIKNKNDLSSILLWLIKDQFNHELFKYNEDPLMRTTNSTWQFTPASTSNSTSKTKVILIHGWDYTERSSDLPSSFDKKIAQITSTWSNALDYYNRDISGSRTSFDFYTFTYRTSDSISKNGTRLAEKLNSVFTQNDKVIVIASSMGGLVTRYAMYDPKNTGDVIDFVVTLGTPHYGSPFASSAYQVSSSTLAEIISFLTNTDGGRGLSHTNNGNGQTTIPNAVNSDLDSLNANTSRDSRFYPYVGDLSSDCNAAKTSAIFVTGCSVLKTGSPAFPATDGIVPVNSAKMADKVSVSQITTKTGFDHLMLTFKVPNNASLSESFFTEVITKIKTF
- a CDS encoding adenylate/guanylate cyclase domain-containing protein; translated protein: MTETRKLSAIMFSDIQGYSRLMQKDEALTLKLLEEHNALLFPIIEAHSGKIIKTVGDAILSVFDSCISAIQSAIEIQNALEIKANHEKEKKYLRVRIGVHLGETVYKNNDIFGNGVNIAARLQPLADPGGICFSQAVYEQLQNHYSEKIVRVGPVNLKNISDPIVIYRMQIEGEVESHPSSIPMDTAYIETHSLSKKPQGPDHEKIEVLFGSFQRNGVWEVKKSMFIKNAFGAILIDFTQIKVTHPVIEIEILNYCGAVGIVVPENFNVDIHGKAILGVFDGKSNSGRTGPLLKITGKVVMGAVGIKTKQFS